In one Arenibacter antarcticus genomic region, the following are encoded:
- a CDS encoding SusC/RagA family TonB-linked outer membrane protein has translation MIVRRTLSVILLFVFSFYAPLQAAEHYSQPSGITIKAKNETLGEIIKDIEAKSNFVFIQTGLNTRDLSIKRDIEVIDKGIEEVLRLLLKDTNVQFKVIDRQIVLFKNKEVSSAQKLTDFIQALISVSGSVVDASGMPIGGATIQLKNNTKRWVTADFDGHFYMDDIPSGSVLVVSSMGFLKNEITVDSSGELSITLVDDVQALEEVVVTSNYGTEQKRSNLVSSVFQVTTKDIENLPQQRIDKMLEGLVPGLEYMPQSDNASSARPRHSVTIRGEASLAASNEPLWIIDGTPMFTGDKTNLIYGMQTSVSPLSYINPDDIKSITVLKDASATSLYGADGANGVILITTKQGAISKPQFNVSMRSSASHINKGTKFKMLNSQQYLTLAKEAFINAGNQESLFPFTDSENNNYSTTNTDWYDQFFGTGLTSQLNVSASGGTEKATYYISGSYFNDEKTLKGNEQQRISLRSRNTINLTDRLKIDVSLAGSFNTNTLFTPGDDYYEYLPIISPYNEDGSYRMTYKIINGRLPDGTPKWVENKFFNSLAEREQNDNNQNTFALQGNLKLSYDVTNDLSYTAQVGTDYQSSVEKRYKSMYNWSGKNINGDATGYANWAHANFINWHVINRLNYSKKFNAHAISAVAGIEVVSRKNTFVGSYGSGFANDNLRTVSSASYTTGGGSESTTKSASYLGQVSYTYDNRYNLVLNVRKDGNSNFGKDVKWADFASVGASWNIHEEDFFNSNLINTLSLKGSFGSNGNSRIGRQESYGVYAINDSYQYNGIQGAGMSKGPNPNLSWETTYMTNIGLRLALFNNRLDISPEVYRNKTVNLLSNLDVSRTTGNTRVYRNVGEIENKGIEVTLQSVNILSDNFKWRTTVMASHNRNKLLKLYNSIPKNLGNIRWEEGKNINTYYLVEWAGVDPRDGYPMWYDTQGNITKEYSVANRVANKKSTPDLFGSVINNIDYKNFDLRIMTNYTIGGYAFSSFGRNVTSDGLNIMSENQSVNQLDRWQEQGDLALSPKPLWGISTQSVMNSTRFLYSKTNIKLQNISLGYSLNNDIAQSLGFKAVQFTLIGDNLIVWTPYDKADRNSYKNNMSGYPMEQTISLGLNATF, from the coding sequence ATGATAGTACGTAGAACACTTAGCGTTATACTTTTGTTCGTATTTTCCTTTTACGCTCCTTTACAAGCTGCGGAGCATTACTCCCAACCTTCTGGGATAACCATAAAAGCTAAAAATGAAACCCTAGGGGAAATAATAAAAGATATAGAAGCGAAATCCAATTTCGTATTCATACAGACCGGATTAAACACCCGGGATTTAAGCATAAAAAGAGATATTGAGGTTATAGATAAGGGAATTGAGGAAGTATTGAGGTTGCTGCTAAAAGATACTAACGTGCAATTTAAGGTAATAGACAGACAGATTGTTTTGTTTAAAAACAAAGAGGTATCCTCAGCACAAAAGTTAACTGATTTTATACAAGCCCTTATAAGTGTGTCCGGCTCAGTGGTAGATGCCTCAGGGATGCCAATTGGAGGCGCAACTATACAATTGAAAAATAATACAAAGAGATGGGTAACCGCCGATTTTGATGGACATTTTTACATGGATGATATACCTAGTGGTAGTGTATTGGTGGTCAGTAGTATGGGATTTTTAAAAAATGAAATAACTGTAGATAGCTCGGGAGAGCTCTCCATAACATTGGTGGATGACGTGCAGGCATTGGAAGAAGTGGTAGTAACCAGTAATTATGGTACTGAACAAAAAAGATCCAATTTGGTGTCCAGTGTATTCCAAGTTACAACAAAGGACATCGAAAACCTGCCCCAACAGCGTATCGATAAAATGTTGGAAGGCTTGGTCCCAGGTTTGGAGTATATGCCACAGAGCGATAATGCTTCTAGTGCTAGACCGAGGCATTCTGTTACCATTAGAGGTGAGGCCTCCCTGGCAGCTTCAAATGAGCCGTTATGGATTATAGATGGAACGCCAATGTTTACAGGGGATAAAACAAATTTAATCTACGGCATGCAGACCAGCGTTAGTCCTTTATCCTATATTAACCCAGATGATATAAAGTCTATAACCGTATTAAAGGATGCATCGGCCACTTCGTTATACGGTGCCGATGGTGCTAACGGTGTTATTTTGATAACGACTAAGCAGGGGGCGATTAGTAAGCCACAGTTTAATGTGTCCATGCGTTCTAGTGCTTCACATATAAATAAGGGGACCAAATTTAAAATGTTGAACAGTCAGCAATATTTAACCCTGGCAAAGGAAGCATTTATCAATGCAGGAAATCAGGAATCTCTTTTTCCTTTTACTGACAGCGAAAATAATAACTACTCTACAACAAACACCGATTGGTACGATCAGTTTTTTGGTACGGGACTTACTTCCCAATTAAATGTATCTGCATCTGGTGGCACAGAAAAAGCTACCTATTATATATCTGGTTCTTACTTCAACGACGAGAAAACATTAAAAGGAAATGAACAACAGAGAATTTCCTTAAGGTCTCGAAATACGATAAATTTAACCGATCGGCTGAAGATAGATGTGTCCTTGGCAGGATCGTTTAATACGAACACTCTGTTTACCCCCGGAGATGACTATTATGAATATTTACCCATTATTTCTCCTTATAATGAAGACGGTAGTTACCGGATGACCTATAAAATAATTAATGGCAGATTGCCTGATGGAACCCCAAAATGGGTGGAAAACAAGTTTTTCAACAGTTTGGCAGAAAGGGAGCAGAATGACAACAATCAAAACACCTTTGCCCTACAGGGAAATCTTAAATTATCGTATGATGTAACCAACGATCTATCCTATACTGCACAGGTAGGTACGGATTACCAGAGCAGTGTAGAGAAGCGATACAAATCCATGTACAACTGGTCTGGCAAGAACATTAATGGTGATGCCACTGGGTATGCTAATTGGGCTCATGCTAATTTTATCAATTGGCATGTTATTAATAGACTAAATTATAGTAAAAAATTTAATGCACATGCTATAAGTGCCGTTGCAGGTATAGAGGTTGTTTCCCGTAAAAACACCTTTGTTGGTTCTTATGGTTCTGGTTTTGCCAATGATAATTTAAGAACCGTAAGCAGTGCGTCCTATACCACAGGAGGCGGTAGCGAGAGTACAACAAAAAGTGCATCTTATCTTGGGCAAGTATCTTATACTTATGACAATCGTTACAACCTTGTTCTCAATGTTAGAAAGGATGGGAATTCCAATTTTGGAAAAGACGTAAAATGGGCAGACTTTGCCTCTGTTGGCGCTTCATGGAATATTCATGAAGAAGATTTTTTTAACAGCAACTTAATTAATACGCTTAGCCTTAAAGGGAGCTTTGGTAGCAATGGAAATTCACGAATCGGCCGTCAAGAATCCTATGGGGTCTACGCTATAAATGATTCGTATCAGTACAATGGGATCCAGGGAGCGGGAATGTCAAAGGGTCCCAATCCAAATTTAAGCTGGGAAACAACTTATATGACCAATATAGGATTAAGATTGGCATTGTTTAATAACCGCCTCGATATTTCCCCTGAGGTTTACAGAAATAAAACCGTGAATCTACTGAGCAATCTGGATGTGTCTAGGACTACTGGAAATACTAGGGTTTATAGAAATGTTGGGGAAATAGAGAATAAAGGTATAGAGGTTACCTTGCAATCCGTAAATATCTTGTCCGATAATTTTAAGTGGAGAACCACTGTAATGGCCTCGCATAACCGAAATAAGCTATTAAAATTATACAACAGTATTCCGAAAAATTTAGGAAATATCCGATGGGAAGAAGGGAAGAACATCAACACCTATTATTTGGTAGAATGGGCGGGTGTAGACCCAAGGGATGGATACCCAATGTGGTACGATACACAAGGAAATATAACGAAGGAATACAGTGTTGCTAACAGAGTAGCTAATAAAAAATCCACTCCAGACCTATTTGGCAGTGTAATAAATAATATTGATTATAAAAACTTTGATCTACGTATAATGACAAATTATACGATAGGGGGTTATGCATTTAGCTCGTTTGGTAGAAATGTAACCTCAGATGGATTAAATATAATGAGCGAAAATCAATCTGTTAACCAATTGGACCGGTGGCAGGAACAAGGAGATTTGGCGCTGTCGCCTAAACCGCTTTGGGGAATAAGCACCCAATCCGTAATGAATTCTACAAGGTTCTTATATAGTAAAACCAATATTAAGTTGCAGAACATCTCTTTGGGATACTCCCTGAATAATGATATAGCCCAATCCCTAGGCTTCAAGGCAGTTCAATTTACATTAATTGGCGACAATTTAATAGTATGGACCCCTTATGACAAAGCGGATAGGAATTCATATAAAAACAATATGAGCGGATATCCAATGGAACAAACAATATCCCTAGGGCTTAACGCCACTTTCTAA
- a CDS encoding RagB/SusD family nutrient uptake outer membrane protein: MKFRQLFITTICAFALTSCDSFLEVEEVGKSSIPVFFTDMNGVRAAIPGAYSSVYSYYDFGYVLYPDVTGDMLRLNIVGEDTKMVSEYNYNATPEDEITPVGRIWRDAYEALANVNNIIEYYPSLLEKFPQNVNELAGIRAEALFLRALIHFDLVKVYAQPYNFTPDASHPGIPVLLKTPGPNTITGRNTVAETYAQIITDLKESATLFDTGNGTGNGSNYYASKLAVHSLLSRVSLYMENWSDAASYATLVINEIALSKGQDYLNMFNTIATSDETIFRLSGKLKKSTIGTFYNLSNPTGFADVKLVNLLNENPEDLRLQLIQQAPGDQTAPTLKYYKPGISEGELQHDILIFRVSELYLIRAEANVNMDKTDLAKTDLKAIQARAQQKEVSEIQILENEVSALREMIWDEKAKEFCFEGHRLFDLTRTKQDMVRDNASTSSIKEVQYPNYRFVLPIPQTELNANKNIIQNTGYQE, translated from the coding sequence ATGAAATTCAGACAATTATTTATAACAACAATTTGCGCATTTGCTTTAACTAGCTGTGATAGCTTTTTAGAGGTAGAAGAGGTTGGAAAATCTTCAATACCTGTATTTTTCACTGATATGAATGGGGTAAGGGCTGCCATTCCAGGGGCATATAGTTCGGTTTATTCCTACTACGACTTTGGGTATGTACTGTATCCCGATGTGACAGGGGATATGTTAAGGTTGAATATTGTTGGCGAGGATACTAAAATGGTGTCCGAATACAATTATAATGCAACCCCTGAGGATGAAATTACTCCTGTAGGTCGTATTTGGAGGGATGCATATGAAGCATTGGCCAATGTAAACAATATCATAGAATACTATCCTTCCCTTCTAGAAAAATTCCCCCAAAATGTTAACGAGCTTGCCGGGATAAGAGCAGAAGCCCTTTTCTTGAGAGCACTAATTCACTTTGATCTGGTAAAAGTGTATGCACAGCCATATAATTTTACACCAGATGCATCGCATCCTGGAATTCCTGTTTTGTTAAAAACTCCTGGACCAAACACTATAACTGGTAGGAATACCGTAGCAGAAACCTATGCACAGATAATAACAGACTTAAAGGAATCAGCCACTTTATTTGATACTGGGAACGGAACCGGGAACGGGTCCAATTACTATGCTTCAAAATTGGCCGTTCATAGTTTGCTATCTAGGGTATCCCTATATATGGAAAATTGGTCCGATGCAGCTAGTTATGCAACCCTTGTAATTAATGAAATAGCGCTGTCCAAAGGGCAGGACTATTTAAATATGTTTAATACTATAGCTACCTCCGATGAAACTATATTTAGGTTAAGCGGAAAGTTAAAAAAATCTACAATTGGAACATTTTACAACTTAAGCAACCCTACTGGTTTTGCGGATGTTAAACTGGTAAACCTATTGAATGAAAATCCAGAAGACCTTAGATTGCAATTAATACAGCAAGCTCCAGGAGACCAAACAGCCCCTACATTAAAATATTATAAACCAGGAATCTCAGAAGGGGAACTGCAACATGATATTTTAATTTTTAGGGTTTCAGAATTGTACCTGATCAGGGCCGAAGCTAATGTTAATATGGACAAGACAGACTTGGCCAAAACCGATTTAAAGGCCATACAAGCAAGGGCACAACAGAAAGAAGTTTCGGAAATACAAATTCTGGAAAATGAGGTCTCCGCCTTACGGGAAATGATTTGGGACGAAAAAGCAAAGGAGTTTTGTTTTGAAGGCCATAGATTATTTGACTTAACCAGAACAAAACAGGATATGGTAAGGGATAATGCTTCCACTTCGAGTATAAAAGAAGTCCAATATCCAAATTATAGGTTTGTACTTCCAATCCCACAAACAGAACTGAACGCAAATAAAAATATAATCCAAAACACTGGTTACCAAGAGTAA
- a CDS encoding pitrilysin family protein, translating into MKKIHLGFLLLLFTTNSFSQILVQDSVLVKKSLPNGLTYYIYPTDKVKGEGHFRLLVKVGSAQETKKQRGLAHFLEHMAFNGIKHFEANKLIDFLESNGSKFGHDLNAHTSFLETVYKLKIPTHNKSVIDSTLLIMSDWVNGMLLDSTEVEKERGVVLSEWLSKQSPQAKNGEVFLNTLLNDSRFSKRKVIGDTTSLKNFKLEELRNFYQKWYDPSLMAVAVTGDVNAAEIEAEIIARFGNIPASFPKVEIYNIENYKKDSLIVYSDEWVKKTELNLIQLRDPLKNVDNKEAYTHYLTRSLLNQLTSQRFSSLSFNDPVYKDASISVGNFLPVKGAFYASTTLKPEFVLAGIDQFNQHYKQIMEYGFTPSEIEKVKTKMLHSFQGKVKRERVPSASGIMDQINQDFFYGNKIISLQSELAMIEDNFSKIDSLTLLGELKKTNDLGSFRYLLTTSNKLAENLPETPVLFSHIHNRDSISVSPYKNTVVVPDDLLNITPNSGEVVKIKELSEIGAKEIYLDNGALVIYKKIDSAEDKIIISGFKQGGYYALDSTNYVNAMYASPIVSISGYGDFSREALSDYLTGNSAKVQLLIDKTRSGFSGSANSNDATALFELFYLKSVHPKVDTTLFDQVKDRMLKSLENKETTSKDAFFEELKYLIRGKDYTTKPQTVQKIQQNLTIESIEPIYNSFFGVADNYVITVLTDQELPAILPLIKTYFGGLPKGNISNSYTYKPKPILKKKTSLVKNTGESPKSIVSLVFQQDKLQRNIPKLQVENDLLESILKLKLTKRLREELGVVYGVGVAISSTKHPVPLSRQTISLVCNPKDVDLITFEIRQIIEGIVNGDIEFDQDLMKVKNNLIKNHKLKSQSNSYWTKAVRDYYFNGYRKWNFTNNYEDMVQSVTPKSLKKKAKKYFIVTPEIKAILNPKP; encoded by the coding sequence TTGAAAAAAATTCACCTCGGGTTCCTATTACTACTATTTACGACCAACAGTTTTTCCCAAATACTCGTACAGGATAGTGTATTAGTGAAAAAGTCACTTCCCAATGGTCTCACCTATTATATATATCCTACCGACAAGGTAAAGGGCGAAGGCCATTTCAGGCTATTGGTTAAAGTGGGGTCTGCCCAAGAAACCAAAAAGCAGCGTGGTTTAGCGCATTTTTTAGAGCATATGGCATTTAATGGCATTAAACATTTTGAAGCCAATAAATTGATAGATTTTTTGGAATCGAACGGCTCCAAATTTGGACATGATTTAAACGCACATACCTCGTTCCTAGAAACTGTTTATAAATTAAAAATACCTACCCATAATAAATCAGTGATAGATTCTACACTTTTAATTATGTCAGATTGGGTAAACGGGATGTTATTAGATAGTACCGAGGTAGAAAAGGAAAGAGGAGTTGTATTATCTGAGTGGCTGTCAAAGCAATCTCCACAAGCTAAAAATGGGGAGGTTTTTCTAAATACTCTTTTAAACGACTCTAGATTCTCTAAGAGAAAAGTGATAGGCGATACAACAAGCCTAAAAAACTTTAAACTAGAGGAATTGCGAAATTTTTATCAAAAATGGTATGACCCTTCTTTAATGGCAGTAGCCGTTACAGGTGACGTAAACGCGGCGGAAATAGAAGCGGAAATTATTGCGAGGTTTGGAAATATACCCGCATCCTTTCCAAAGGTAGAAATTTACAATATAGAAAATTATAAAAAAGACAGCCTAATCGTTTACAGTGACGAATGGGTGAAGAAAACAGAATTAAATCTAATTCAGCTTAGAGACCCTTTAAAAAATGTAGATAACAAAGAAGCGTATACCCACTATTTAACCCGAAGTTTGTTAAATCAACTGACCTCTCAAAGGTTCTCCTCTTTGTCCTTTAATGATCCCGTTTATAAAGATGCAAGTATTAGCGTTGGAAATTTCCTACCAGTAAAAGGAGCCTTTTACGCCTCCACAACCCTAAAGCCTGAGTTTGTTCTAGCGGGTATAGATCAATTTAATCAGCATTACAAACAAATAATGGAATATGGATTTACCCCATCAGAAATAGAAAAGGTAAAAACAAAAATGCTACACTCTTTCCAAGGAAAGGTAAAGAGGGAACGTGTTCCGTCTGCCTCAGGGATTATGGATCAAATAAACCAAGACTTTTTCTATGGAAATAAAATCATTTCCCTACAATCTGAATTGGCCATGATAGAGGACAATTTTAGCAAGATAGATTCATTGACCTTACTAGGGGAGTTGAAAAAAACAAATGATCTGGGTAGTTTTAGATATCTTTTGACCACTAGCAACAAACTGGCCGAGAATTTACCCGAAACCCCTGTCTTGTTTTCACATATCCATAATCGAGATAGTATTAGCGTTTCTCCCTATAAAAATACGGTTGTTGTCCCCGATGATCTGCTCAACATTACTCCTAATTCTGGTGAGGTTGTGAAAATTAAGGAATTGTCAGAAATAGGGGCTAAAGAAATTTATTTAGACAATGGCGCCCTTGTTATTTATAAGAAAATAGATTCTGCTGAAGACAAAATAATAATATCAGGTTTTAAGCAAGGAGGATATTATGCGTTGGATTCTACCAATTATGTAAATGCCATGTACGCATCTCCTATTGTGTCCATTAGTGGGTATGGAGATTTCTCAAGAGAAGCGTTAAGCGACTATTTAACGGGAAATAGTGCAAAGGTACAGTTGCTGATAGATAAAACTAGGTCTGGCTTTTCTGGAAGTGCAAACAGTAATGATGCTACTGCTCTATTTGAATTATTTTATTTAAAATCCGTTCACCCAAAGGTAGATACTACCCTTTTTGATCAAGTTAAGGATCGTATGCTGAAATCTTTGGAAAATAAAGAAACTACTTCTAAAGATGCATTTTTTGAGGAATTAAAGTATTTGATCAGGGGAAAGGATTATACTACTAAACCTCAGACCGTTCAAAAAATACAACAAAACCTAACCATAGAGTCTATCGAGCCCATTTATAACAGTTTTTTTGGGGTAGCGGATAATTATGTTATAACCGTATTAACGGATCAAGAATTGCCAGCTATTTTACCATTGATAAAGACCTATTTCGGAGGCTTACCAAAAGGCAACATTAGCAACTCGTATACGTACAAACCTAAACCTATACTTAAGAAAAAGACGTCTTTGGTAAAAAATACTGGAGAGTCACCCAAATCTATAGTATCCCTTGTTTTTCAACAGGACAAGCTTCAGAGAAACATTCCTAAACTACAAGTCGAGAACGATCTTTTAGAGTCCATTCTAAAATTAAAACTCACTAAAAGGTTAAGGGAAGAGCTTGGGGTAGTATACGGTGTAGGGGTCGCAATAAGTAGTACTAAACATCCTGTTCCTTTAAGTAGACAAACCATCAGTTTGGTCTGTAACCCAAAAGATGTGGACCTCATCACCTTCGAAATTAGGCAAATAATAGAAGGTATTGTTAATGGCGATATCGAGTTTGACCAAGATTTGATGAAGGTGAAAAACAACTTAATAAAAAACCACAAGTTAAAAAGTCAAAGTAATTCCTATTGGACAAAGGCCGTAAGAGATTATTACTTTAACGGATATCGCAAGTGGAATTTCACCAACAACTATGAGGATATGGTGCAAAGTGTAACCCCTAAAAGCTTAAAAAAGAAAGCTAAAAAGTATTTTATAGTAACACCAGAAATAAAAGCAATCTTGAATCCAAAACCATAA
- a CDS encoding calcineurin-like phosphoesterase family protein: MATQLRILIVLILGPLLLIEGVFAQDEPQMVQGKVFLDRNQNNILDSKEQGLKKVWVSNGDTIVQTDKKGNYRIRAKKGQTIFPIIPSKYTYTNKNNWWHIMPDSWTKEISYDFGLIKQEIKRKFKFLAIGDIQVGDTTELLQASNSILKELTNRNDYDFSIYLGDLVNDSPNLFKPLNRIIQEADNQAWTVYGNHDRNFNAERTEQSNLYNINFGPNTYAFFRNKVLFISLNSIYPIGKYGYEGIYGKEQLRFLESLVQKVPKDHPIVINQHIPFVGMKNKDEVLNILNEYHKVLFLTGHTHTVFQNYIKTPAGNTIHELTAGAVSGYWWTGQKSWEGIPLALMNCGTPRGYFEIDFDKESYTIKYKGVGLPKEQQLSVWAGEYNGEPSSFLSESNEFYVNIFSGSDRTSVAMKFQQAPIQYLEKVTEMDPFVAYIRRSQKDQKSPDGQSKSSPYLKKHSRHLWKGKLPKNTVPGIYKVEILVQDPKLKDFHQSIWIWKK; this comes from the coding sequence ATGGCAACACAGCTTAGAATTTTAATAGTCCTTATCCTCGGGCCCCTACTTCTAATAGAAGGTGTTTTCGCCCAAGATGAACCCCAAATGGTGCAGGGAAAGGTTTTTTTGGATAGAAATCAAAACAACATTTTGGATTCAAAGGAGCAAGGGCTAAAAAAAGTATGGGTTTCCAATGGGGATACTATAGTACAAACTGATAAAAAGGGAAATTATAGAATTAGGGCCAAAAAGGGCCAAACAATATTTCCTATTATACCTTCTAAATACACATATACCAATAAAAACAATTGGTGGCATATTATGCCAGATAGCTGGACAAAAGAAATTTCTTATGATTTTGGACTTATTAAACAAGAAATCAAAAGAAAATTCAAATTCTTGGCAATTGGGGACATACAAGTAGGTGATACCACGGAATTATTACAGGCAAGCAACTCCATATTAAAAGAGCTGACAAATAGGAACGATTACGACTTTAGTATTTATCTAGGTGATTTGGTAAATGATAGCCCTAATCTTTTTAAACCCTTGAATAGAATTATTCAAGAAGCGGATAATCAAGCTTGGACGGTATATGGAAATCACGATAGGAATTTTAATGCCGAAAGGACCGAGCAATCTAATTTATATAATATAAATTTTGGTCCTAATACCTATGCTTTTTTCAGAAATAAGGTATTGTTTATATCATTGAACAGCATATATCCCATTGGAAAATATGGTTATGAGGGTATATATGGAAAGGAACAATTGCGTTTTTTGGAGTCTCTGGTTCAAAAAGTTCCCAAAGATCATCCAATTGTCATTAATCAGCACATACCTTTTGTTGGGATGAAAAATAAAGACGAGGTGTTAAACATATTAAATGAGTACCACAAGGTTTTATTCTTAACAGGACACACCCATACTGTTTTCCAAAATTACATAAAAACACCAGCCGGTAATACCATCCACGAACTTACGGCAGGAGCGGTTTCTGGCTATTGGTGGACGGGGCAAAAAAGTTGGGAGGGAATACCTTTAGCATTAATGAACTGTGGCACGCCAAGAGGTTATTTTGAAATAGACTTTGATAAAGAGAGTTACACCATTAAATATAAAGGAGTAGGTCTTCCTAAAGAGCAACAACTTAGTGTTTGGGCCGGGGAATACAATGGGGAACCCTCCTCTTTCCTGTCCGAGTCCAATGAATTTTATGTAAATATATTTTCTGGTTCGGATCGTACCTCCGTTGCAATGAAATTTCAACAGGCCCCTATCCAATATTTAGAAAAGGTAACTGAGATGGATCCATTTGTTGCCTATATCAGACGTTCACAAAAAGACCAAAAAAGCCCCGACGGCCAAAGTAAAAGCTCACCATATTTGAAAAAACACTCAAGACACCTTTGGAAGGGAAAACTGCCAAAAAACACAGTACCTGGTATCTATAAAGTTGAGATTTTAGTACAAGATCCAAAGTTAAAGGACTTCCATCAGAGTATATGGATATGGAAAAAATAA
- a CDS encoding S10 family peptidase, with translation MNRIYPIVLVCSLFAFSLHAQQHNISMDTTVTTTGQVTIKGVPVKYKTTTGKQPVWNDKGEIIAGLHYTFYERAGITDRSKRPLVISFNGGPGSASVWMHIAYTGPKILAIDDEGYPLQPYGVKDNPHSILDVADIVYVNPVNTGYSRAISTMDKEELAKTFFGVKQDIQYLASWIDTFVTRENRWASPKYLIGESYGTPRVSGLSLELQNSHWMYLNGVILVSPTELGIERGTAIEAANLLPYYAATAWFYKKLPSDLQGKDLTDMLPEVEEYTVNELIPAMAKGGFLPQAEKQKIATQIARYTGLSEKVILEHNLRIPKGFFWKELLRDEGFTIGRLDSRYLGLDKSDAGERPDYSAELTSWLHSFTPAINYYMKNHLNYTTDLKYNMFGPVHPWDRSNNTTGEDLRQAMAQNPYLKIMVQAGYYDGGTDYFNSKYNLWQMDPSGKLKDRMSWKGYRSGHMMYLRNEDLATSNEHIREFIKDATPKEGQPAQYIRKK, from the coding sequence ATGAATAGAATTTACCCGATCGTATTAGTTTGCAGTCTTTTTGCTTTCTCATTACACGCGCAACAGCATAACATCAGTATGGATACTACGGTAACCACAACTGGGCAGGTTACTATAAAGGGAGTACCCGTAAAATATAAGACCACTACTGGAAAACAACCGGTGTGGAACGATAAAGGCGAAATAATTGCAGGCCTCCACTATACTTTTTATGAGCGGGCGGGCATTACAGACAGGTCAAAAAGACCCCTAGTCATTTCCTTTAATGGCGGCCCTGGCTCAGCATCGGTCTGGATGCACATTGCCTATACGGGCCCTAAAATCCTAGCCATAGATGATGAAGGGTATCCGCTACAACCTTATGGAGTTAAGGACAATCCCCATTCCATTTTGGATGTAGCCGATATTGTATATGTAAACCCAGTGAACACAGGATATTCCAGAGCTATAAGCACCATGGATAAGGAGGAATTGGCAAAAACCTTTTTTGGGGTAAAACAAGACATCCAATATTTAGCCAGTTGGATTGATACCTTTGTTACCCGTGAAAACCGATGGGCCTCCCCAAAATATTTAATCGGGGAGAGTTATGGCACCCCCAGGGTATCTGGACTGTCTTTAGAACTACAGAACTCGCATTGGATGTACCTTAACGGTGTTATCCTAGTATCACCAACAGAATTAGGCATAGAGCGGGGCACTGCCATTGAAGCCGCTAATCTGCTTCCCTATTATGCCGCTACGGCATGGTTTTACAAAAAACTCCCATCGGACCTTCAGGGAAAAGACCTGACAGATATGTTGCCAGAAGTAGAGGAATATACCGTTAACGAACTGATTCCCGCAATGGCCAAGGGAGGCTTTCTTCCACAAGCTGAAAAACAGAAAATAGCTACCCAGATCGCCAGATATACGGGATTGTCCGAAAAAGTGATTTTGGAGCATAATTTAAGGATTCCCAAAGGTTTTTTCTGGAAGGAATTGCTGCGCGATGAAGGCTTCACCATAGGAAGGCTCGACTCCAGATACCTTGGTTTGGACAAAAGCGATGCGGGCGAACGTCCTGATTATTCAGCCGAGCTTACCAGCTGGTTGCATTCCTTTACCCCAGCCATTAATTATTACATGAAAAATCACCTTAACTACACTACTGATTTAAAGTATAATATGTTTGGACCCGTTCATCCATGGGACAGGAGCAACAATACCACCGGAGAGGATTTACGACAGGCCATGGCACAAAACCCCTATTTAAAAATCATGGTACAGGCGGGTTATTACGATGGGGGTACGGATTACTTTAACTCCAAGTACAACCTATGGCAAATGGATCCAAGCGGTAAATTAAAGGATCGCATGAGTTGGAAGGGGTATCGCAGTGGCCATATGATGTACTTAAGAAACGAGGATCTTGCTACTTCCAATGAGCATATTCGGGAGTTTATTAAGGATGCTACCCCCAAGGAAGGCCAGCCTGCCCAATATATCCGAAAAAAATAG